ACATATTTTTGTCCCAACTTCAAAAGAATTTGCAAAATTAAATATTTTAACTGAAGTTAAGAAAAATATATTTAGCTGACTAAGCTATAATACTGTTTTTCATATAATTCTGTAGTTAAACGAAAATCTAAGATTAATGTTATAGTTTTATTTAAAAAATATCAATAATTATTTTCATTTATTTTGCAATTAAATTTAGAAACGATGCTAACTGAAAATAAAAACGAAATTATTTATTCAAAAAATATAATAGAATTATTAACTGTTGCTAACGAATACTGCCTTTTTACGGAGAAGGCAGAGCAGTACCAGAAAGAAGATATTATTTATTATTATTTAAAAATTTGTCCTCTATTATATTTAAAAGGAATACTTCTTCCTTCTGTTGAAGAATGTGATTTTGAAATTACCGAAAGATATGTAACCGAAGAAATCTGGGAGCATATTTTTATTTCATTAAATAAAAAAATAGGACAGGAAGATAATTTCTTATCATTTAATAACAATGAAGATGTTTCTGAAAAGAATATTATAAAACAAAGTATCTCCGAGCAAATTGCCGATATTTACCAGGATTTAAAAGATTTTATTATTCTTTATCAAAAGAACACTCAGGCAGCTAAAATTAATGCAGTGGCAGAATGTTATCGTTTATTTGCAACGCATTGGGGAAATAAAATTATTAAACTTCAAATGGCATTACATAATATTATTTTCCCAGGTGTACCTAATGAAACTGAAATTTAAATTTCAGTTTCATTATTTTATGTCTTCTAAAAACTTTTTCTTAAAAGTATTAAATTCTTCATCGGTTACAATTCCTAATTCACGCATTCTCCCCAACTTTTCAATTTTCGACATATTAATGTTTACTTTTTCCATCTCATCGTTATATTCCGAATCGGACTGTTGTAAATCATCCAATGAGCCTTCAAGAGTTTTAATCTTTTCATCCAATAATTCATTCCTGTTTTTATAATCCTGTATTTTCTTTTCCAACATTTCAATTTCTTTAACTTTTAATGATATGTCTTCATTTAATTTCGCCATATTCACACGATCGCTATCCGCCTCTTTTAATTTATCGGAATAAATATTTTGTTTATTTTTCAGCTTATAATATTTTGACATGTAAATAACCAGAAGTATCAAAGCAATCGTCAAAATAGCAATAATAAAACCGCCTGTAATATATATCACATAAAGATATCCTGTAACATCATTTTTTTCGCTTTCAATGGAATCTATTTCTGAATTTAAATTTTTGATCTCTGTTGCTTTTTCTTTCAACTCATTTTCATCAGCAGCAAATTCCTTTATAATACGTGTATCAACAATTACGATGTCTTTCAAAATATCAACAATGTCTTTTAAATCATCCCTGGAAAGCCTTTTGCCTGGAATATTTTTTTCAGTATATTTCTGATATAGTAATTCTCGTCTTGACTTTAAGCTATCAATTGGTTCTGCGAATAAAGAGAA
This window of the Bacteroidales bacterium genome carries:
- a CDS encoding DUF5063 domain-containing protein, yielding MLTENKNEIIYSKNIIELLTVANEYCLFTEKAEQYQKEDIIYYYLKICPLLYLKGILLPSVEECDFEITERYVTEEIWEHIFISLNKKIGQEDNFLSFNNNEDVSEKNIIKQSISEQIADIYQDLKDFIILYQKNTQAAKINAVAECYRLFATHWGNKIIKLQMALHNIIFPGVPNETEI